One genomic window of Cellulophaga sp. Hel_I_12 includes the following:
- a CDS encoding MerR family transcriptional regulator — MNNVKKTFSIRDLENLSGIKAHTIRIWEKRYHLFSPERTTTNIRTYSLKSLQKLLNITLLYNNGYKISKIAELSETEIPETVKEVISKKTVKNHAINSFKMAMINFDATQFSSTYNKLLEESSFRDLFYEVFIPLLNELGILWQTDTISPSHEHFITNLIKQKIIINTEKLQRTEPVKTDKTFVLFLPDNEIHDIGLLYLNYEITLKGYKTIYLGQTIPIESLKDLMGYCSNVHFVSYFTVEPNKSKIHKYIETFNAKIGENYDFTLWILGHQTQFLKEEDLTPNIKKFNSLEKIIKELN, encoded by the coding sequence ATGAACAACGTAAAAAAAACTTTTAGTATTCGAGATTTAGAAAATTTATCTGGAATAAAAGCGCACACTATTCGTATTTGGGAGAAAAGGTACCATTTATTTAGTCCTGAAAGGACAACCACCAATATTCGTACGTATAGCCTAAAAAGCCTTCAAAAATTATTAAATATTACCTTACTATACAATAACGGATATAAAATATCAAAAATAGCAGAATTATCGGAAACAGAAATACCTGAAACCGTTAAGGAAGTTATTTCTAAAAAAACGGTTAAGAATCATGCCATTAATTCTTTTAAGATGGCCATGATAAATTTTGATGCTACCCAATTTTCAAGTACTTATAATAAGCTATTAGAGGAAAGCTCTTTTAGAGATTTATTTTATGAAGTATTTATTCCTTTGTTGAATGAATTGGGAATTTTATGGCAGACCGATACGATTAGTCCGTCTCACGAACATTTTATTACCAATTTAATTAAACAAAAAATTATCATTAATACCGAAAAACTTCAGAGGACTGAACCGGTTAAAACCGATAAAACCTTTGTATTGTTTCTCCCGGATAACGAAATTCATGATATTGGGCTACTTTATTTAAACTATGAAATAACCTTAAAAGGATATAAAACTATTTATTTAGGTCAAACAATTCCAATCGAATCTTTAAAAGATTTAATGGGTTATTGTTCGAATGTACATTTTGTATCTTATTTCACTGTAGAACCGAATAAAAGTAAAATTCATAAATATATTGAGACATTCAATGCCAAAATAGGAGAAAATTATGATTTTACACTATGGATTCTTGGACATCAAACTCAATTCCTAAAAGAAGAAGATTTAACACCAAATATTAAAAAATTCAATTCTTTAGAAAAAATTATTAAAGAACTGAATTAA
- a CDS encoding MFS transporter — protein sequence MPQKLTNSVLYLMSIAAGLVVANLYYNQPLLNLIAKSFKVTEAAVSNVALTTQLGYAFGLLFIIPLGDKISNKKILQVDFLVMIIALLAAAMSPSLFYLSVSSFIIGFTSAIPQLFVPMAAQLSDEKGRGRAIGIVMSGLLIGILGSRVISGFVGERFGWRLMYYAAVVLMLILFFILKFKLPKINPSYKDSYLSLMKSLWFYFTSEPSLRLATLRGALAFGGLSAFWTTLVFLMEDNFSLGSGATGLFGLFGIVGALAATVAGKLNDKIAKNKIILFSTLLLIASWGIFLVSSHSLFGLVIGIILVDLGLQVLHITNQNIIFSKNPEARNRVNTIYMVGFFIGGALGTSLGAFAWQHFQWSGVSVLGILLSASILIVHYMFRNKTV from the coding sequence ATGCCCCAAAAGCTAACCAATTCTGTCTTGTATTTAATGAGTATTGCTGCCGGACTAGTGGTTGCCAACCTATACTATAACCAACCCTTATTAAATTTAATTGCGAAGAGCTTTAAGGTAACCGAAGCTGCAGTAAGCAATGTGGCGCTGACCACGCAATTAGGCTATGCCTTTGGTTTACTTTTTATTATTCCTTTGGGCGATAAAATTTCAAATAAGAAAATATTACAGGTCGATTTTCTGGTGATGATTATAGCGCTGCTGGCTGCTGCGATGTCACCTTCTTTGTTTTATTTAAGTGTAAGTAGCTTTATTATTGGTTTTACCTCAGCTATTCCCCAGCTATTTGTACCGATGGCAGCACAACTTTCAGATGAAAAAGGGCGCGGTCGGGCTATAGGAATCGTCATGAGTGGTTTGCTCATTGGAATTTTAGGTAGTCGTGTGATAAGTGGATTTGTTGGGGAGAGGTTCGGATGGCGACTAATGTATTACGCCGCAGTGGTTTTAATGCTTATTTTATTTTTTATTTTAAAATTTAAATTGCCTAAAATAAACCCCTCCTATAAGGATTCTTATCTTAGTTTGATGAAATCGCTTTGGTTCTATTTTACCTCAGAACCCTCGCTGCGTTTAGCTACCCTGCGCGGTGCCTTGGCATTTGGCGGACTAAGTGCATTCTGGACTACATTAGTTTTTTTAATGGAAGACAACTTTAGTTTAGGGAGTGGAGCCACTGGGCTCTTTGGTTTATTTGGTATTGTAGGGGCCCTAGCCGCCACTGTTGCCGGTAAATTGAATGATAAAATTGCTAAAAATAAAATTATTCTATTTTCCACCCTGCTATTAATAGCCTCTTGGGGTATTTTTTTAGTATCAAGCCATTCTTTATTTGGATTAGTCATCGGAATAATTTTGGTAGATTTAGGGCTACAAGTGCTGCATATCACCAATCAAAATATTATTTTTTCAAAAAATCCTGAGGCTAGAAATAGAGTCAATACAATTTATATGGTGGGCTTTTTTATTGGCGGTGCCTTAGGCACCTCCTTAGGTGCTTTCGCATGGCAGCATTTTCAGTGGAGTGGAGTTTCTGTATTAGGAATTTTACTCTCAGCGAGTATTCTTATAGTGCATTATATGTTTAGGAACAAGACTGTTTAA
- a CDS encoding N(4)-(beta-N-acetylglucosaminyl)-L-asparaginase, whose product MSNRRKFIKASLLGTVGATALSSFKNTGELLGSATTPTSNNQLKPLIISTWNHGLPANEETWKNLKNGTSTIDAIEAGMRIPEADPKIRSVGYGGFPDREGKVTLDACIMDHHSDCGAVSFLQGIKHPISVAKKVMQKTSHVMLSGEGALQFALSEGFEEENLLTDEAKKDWEKWLEASKYKPVINMENHDTISMLVLDEDGNISGGCTTSGAAWKMHGRIGDSPIIGAGLFLDNEIGAAAATGLGEAVIRTAGSAMVVELMRQGKSPYEACKEIVERIYTKHKNHKDMEYLQVGFIAINKKGEHAGYSLRSGFNYAVYDDKKGNRMEDAPFKMAWE is encoded by the coding sequence ATGTCTAACAGAAGAAAATTTATCAAAGCCTCTTTGCTCGGTACCGTGGGAGCCACAGCCTTGTCAAGTTTTAAAAATACAGGTGAACTGCTAGGTTCAGCCACAACCCCCACCTCAAATAATCAACTGAAACCACTTATTATTTCTACTTGGAATCATGGTTTACCCGCTAATGAAGAGACTTGGAAGAACTTAAAAAATGGAACATCAACCATAGATGCTATCGAAGCAGGTATGCGAATTCCGGAGGCAGATCCAAAAATACGGAGTGTTGGTTATGGTGGTTTTCCCGACAGAGAAGGAAAAGTAACCCTAGATGCTTGTATTATGGATCATCATAGTGATTGTGGAGCTGTATCTTTTTTACAAGGTATAAAACACCCTATTTCTGTAGCTAAAAAAGTCATGCAGAAGACTTCTCACGTGATGCTATCAGGCGAAGGTGCGCTTCAGTTTGCTTTATCAGAAGGCTTTGAAGAAGAAAATTTATTGACCGATGAAGCTAAAAAGGACTGGGAAAAATGGCTAGAAGCATCTAAATATAAGCCCGTCATAAATATGGAAAATCACGATACTATTAGTATGTTGGTTTTAGATGAAGATGGGAATATTTCAGGAGGATGTACCACCAGTGGTGCCGCTTGGAAAATGCATGGTCGAATAGGTGACTCGCCGATTATCGGAGCAGGATTGTTTTTAGATAATGAAATAGGTGCTGCTGCGGCCACAGGTTTAGGTGAAGCGGTTATTAGAACTGCCGGTAGCGCTATGGTAGTTGAATTAATGCGACAAGGAAAATCGCCTTACGAAGCCTGTAAAGAAATTGTAGAACGTATTTATACCAAACACAAAAATCATAAGGATATGGAATACCTCCAAGTTGGATTTATTGCCATCAATAAAAAAGGAGAACATGCGGGGTATAGCCTAAGATCTGGATTTAACTATGCGGTCTATGATGATAAAAAAGGAAATAGAATGGAAGATGCTCCATTTAAAATGGCATGGGAATAA
- a CDS encoding sugar MFS transporter — protein sequence MSNTSKVKSNLVPILIIGGMFSIFGFVTWINGALIPFMKTLNELTEAQAYLVASASYISFVVMALPASYLISKIGYKNGMSLGLLIMALGALVFIPAADARTYWLFLLAIFIQGVGMTVCQTAANPYITILGPIESGAKRMAIMGIANKVAGALGSLIFGALLLSGIDEVKEKLATVSSGEKGALLDTMADSVHTPYYVMATVLFILALLIRQAPLPHVEAEDVEDTTSGKSTKTSIFQFPHLWLGVFALFVYVGAEVIAGDTIISYGMSLGFTGEEAKYFTTYTLMAMVVTYALGALLIPNYLKQGTALKLSALLGIVFSVCILLTTGFTSVLFVAALGIANALVWPAIWPLTLDGLGKFTKTASALLIMAISGGAIIPPLYGRLVDAQKAELIAQGIETVEATTTAATSSYWILIPCYTIILFFAVWGHKIKSWKKK from the coding sequence ATGTCGAACACTTCAAAAGTAAAGAGTAATCTTGTTCCAATTCTGATTATAGGTGGTATGTTTTCCATTTTTGGATTTGTCACTTGGATAAATGGTGCTTTAATTCCATTTATGAAAACCTTAAATGAACTCACAGAAGCACAAGCTTATTTAGTGGCTTCTGCATCTTATATTTCATTTGTGGTGATGGCCTTGCCGGCATCCTACCTGATAAGCAAAATTGGCTATAAAAATGGCATGTCTTTAGGCTTATTGATAATGGCTTTGGGCGCCCTAGTCTTTATTCCTGCTGCGGACGCTCGCACCTATTGGCTGTTTTTACTGGCCATTTTTATTCAAGGCGTTGGGATGACGGTATGCCAAACTGCTGCCAATCCGTACATTACTATTTTAGGGCCCATAGAAAGTGGCGCCAAGCGCATGGCGATCATGGGCATTGCTAATAAAGTGGCGGGGGCTTTAGGCTCATTAATTTTTGGCGCCTTATTGCTATCTGGAATTGATGAAGTAAAGGAAAAATTAGCAACAGTGTCTTCAGGAGAAAAAGGAGCACTTTTAGATACTATGGCAGATAGTGTTCATACACCCTATTATGTTATGGCTACCGTGCTATTTATTTTGGCCTTGCTAATCAGACAAGCACCATTACCGCATGTGGAAGCCGAAGATGTGGAGGATACAACTTCAGGTAAAAGTACTAAAACAAGTATTTTTCAATTTCCCCACCTTTGGTTAGGGGTATTTGCCCTCTTTGTTTACGTGGGAGCAGAAGTTATCGCCGGTGATACGATAATATCGTACGGAATGTCTTTAGGGTTTACAGGTGAAGAAGCAAAGTATTTCACAACCTACACCTTAATGGCCATGGTGGTGACTTACGCATTAGGAGCGCTTTTAATTCCTAACTATTTAAAACAAGGTACGGCTTTAAAATTAAGTGCCCTTTTAGGTATCGTTTTTAGTGTTTGTATTTTGCTCACTACTGGTTTTACATCGGTCTTATTTGTAGCCGCTTTAGGCATTGCAAACGCATTAGTTTGGCCTGCCATTTGGCCTTTAACATTGGATGGCTTAGGTAAATTTACAAAAACAGCATCTGCCTTGTTAATTATGGCAATCTCCGGTGGTGCAATTATTCCTCCGCTATATGGAAGATTGGTCGATGCACAAAAAGCTGAACTTATAGCACAAGGCATAGAAACTGTTGAGGCAACCACAACAGCTGCAACATCGAGTTATTGGATTTTAATTCCCTGTTACACCATTATTCTGTTTTTTGCAGTTTGGGGACATAAAATTAAAAGCTGGAAGAAAAAATAA
- the nagB gene encoding glucosamine-6-phosphate deaminase has product MLKSTIDKATGFEKRFENVGTVVYENSKEASKDIAQEIAALIRVKQSQKQPCILGLATGSSPRGLYAELIRLHKEEGLSFKNVISFNLDEYYPMEPDSVHSYVRFMKEQLFNHIDILPENYHIPDGTLSKEEIAEYCAHYEEKIKAVGGIDLQILGIGGNGHIGFNESGSLQNSKTRLVALDHITRVAASGDFSGLNNTPRTAITLGIKKIMEAKRVILMAWGESKSKIISASVEGEITSKVPATFLQEHNNATFVLDKEASSKLTRINKPWLVEKINWTDKLIRKAVLNLALDLKKPILMLTDADYIENGMSDLLADSGPAYDINISIFNKLQNTITGWPGGKPNSDDTKRPERSEPATKRVLIFSPHPDDDIISMGGTFKRLKEQGHEVHVGYQTSGNIAVADDEALRFANFVIDYNTKFGIKNEEAEIIYKKAVKFLENKKSSEIDSIEVRHIKGLIRKGEARSTCRFIGIPNENIHFMELPFYETGSVDKKPLSAIDIEITMALIEKIKPHQIYAAGDLADPHGTHKVCLDAIFAAVKQLKPKKFMNDCWLWLYRGAWQEWNIDEIEMAIPMGPDQVLEKRKGIFKHQSQKDGVVFQGSDSREFWQRAEDRNKETADLYDQLGLSHYAAMEAFVRYHF; this is encoded by the coding sequence ATGTTGAAAAGCACTATAGATAAAGCTACTGGCTTTGAGAAAAGATTTGAAAATGTAGGAACTGTTGTTTATGAAAATTCTAAAGAAGCTTCAAAAGATATTGCACAAGAAATAGCAGCTCTTATACGCGTAAAACAATCACAAAAGCAGCCTTGCATTTTAGGATTAGCAACGGGTTCGTCTCCCAGGGGATTGTATGCGGAATTAATACGGCTGCACAAAGAAGAGGGGTTAAGCTTCAAGAATGTGATCTCGTTTAACTTAGATGAGTACTACCCCATGGAGCCAGATTCTGTGCATAGTTATGTGCGGTTTATGAAAGAACAATTATTTAATCATATCGACATTCTTCCTGAAAATTACCATATTCCCGATGGCACCTTATCTAAAGAAGAAATAGCCGAATATTGTGCGCATTACGAAGAGAAAATAAAGGCTGTAGGAGGTATTGATTTACAAATTTTAGGGATAGGTGGAAATGGGCATATAGGATTTAACGAATCAGGATCCTTGCAAAATTCTAAAACACGCTTAGTAGCCTTGGATCACATTACGAGAGTTGCTGCAAGTGGAGATTTCTCTGGCTTAAATAACACGCCCAGAACTGCAATTACTTTAGGGATTAAAAAAATAATGGAAGCCAAAAGAGTAATTCTCATGGCTTGGGGCGAAAGCAAGTCTAAAATTATCAGTGCTTCTGTTGAAGGGGAGATTACTAGTAAAGTTCCGGCGACATTTTTACAAGAACACAATAATGCAACCTTTGTTTTAGACAAAGAAGCATCTTCTAAATTAACAAGAATTAATAAGCCTTGGTTGGTGGAAAAAATCAACTGGACAGACAAATTAATTAGAAAGGCAGTATTAAATTTAGCCCTAGATTTAAAAAAGCCCATATTAATGTTAACAGATGCTGATTATATCGAGAATGGCATGAGCGATTTATTGGCAGACTCCGGACCAGCATACGATATTAACATTAGTATTTTCAATAAACTCCAGAATACCATTACAGGATGGCCAGGTGGTAAACCTAATTCAGATGATACTAAGCGCCCTGAAAGATCAGAGCCGGCAACAAAGCGGGTGCTCATATTTAGTCCGCACCCTGATGATGACATCATTAGTATGGGTGGCACGTTTAAGCGCCTAAAGGAACAAGGGCATGAGGTACATGTGGGGTATCAAACCTCTGGAAATATTGCGGTTGCTGATGACGAAGCTTTGCGTTTCGCCAATTTTGTGATCGATTACAATACTAAATTTGGTATAAAAAACGAAGAAGCAGAAATAATTTATAAAAAAGCAGTAAAGTTTCTTGAAAACAAAAAATCAAGCGAAATAGATAGTATTGAAGTTCGGCATATTAAAGGCCTAATACGAAAAGGCGAAGCACGTTCTACTTGCCGTTTTATTGGTATCCCGAATGAGAATATTCATTTTATGGAACTACCGTTTTATGAAACAGGAAGCGTAGATAAAAAACCTCTATCAGCGATTGATATAGAGATAACCATGGCATTAATTGAAAAAATTAAACCACATCAAATTTATGCCGCAGGTGATTTGGCAGATCCACACGGTACCCATAAGGTATGTTTAGATGCTATTTTTGCCGCAGTAAAACAATTAAAGCCTAAAAAATTTATGAATGATTGCTGGTTGTGGTTGTACCGAGGCGCATGGCAAGAATGGAACATCGATGAGATAGAAATGGCCATACCTATGGGGCCAGATCAAGTACTAGAGAAACGAAAGGGAATTTTTAAGCATCAATCTCAAAAAGATGGTGTTGTTTTTCAAGGATCAGATAGTAGAGAGTTTTGGCAACGCGCCGAGGACCGAAATAAAGAAACTGCAGATCTGTATGATCAGCTAGGCTTATCGCATTATGCCGCTATGGAAGCATTTGTGAGGTATCATTTTTAA